A region of the Williamwhitmania taraxaci genome:
TCCAGCGAACTAATCACGATATCGGTACCTGCTTTGTTGGCTCCCTGCTTCCACTTTCGAAGGAATGGCAGCATGAAGACCTTTAGAACCAGCCATTTTAATCCTCGTGGATTTATGAACATGCCGTAACTGAGTACAATTAGGTATGCGAGTTTTACTGAGTATCCGGTCCATGCCACGGTGAGCATTTTGTTCGTGAGGCTGGCGTTCCCCATTGAAATGTTGAAAAGGTCGAAATGACCCACCCATACCAGTAGGATGGGGAACATAATGATAAAGTATAGCTCATCCAGTAGCGAGGTGGCCATTACCACGGCCGAACTTTGGCCGATGGAGAGTCCCTCCTTATGAACGTAAAGAATGGCAACGCTTGTTCCTCCAATGGCTGAAGGGGTAATGGCGGAGGTGAACTCCCACAGAATCACAATGCGAAGCGACTGTAGCCATGAAAGTTTATTGTCTGAGAGGATTCGCAGGCGAACAATGTAACCGAAATCGCGCCCGAGCATAAAGAAGAGGGCTAAGCCAAGGAAAAGGCCAGCCTCCCAGCCCCATTTGATGTTTCTAAAAGCCTCAGGGTTAAATTCGTCGTAGAGCATAAACCCAATAAAGCCGAATCCGATCAGCACTGGAATAAGTATCTTTCCGGGTTTTATGCTGTGAAATGGATGTTTGGGTGGGAGCATCGGCTATCGTTTTAGGCATGCAACAAACTTACAAAATAGATGTTAGAGTTAGGGTGTTTTTGAATTAAGCTTTTTTAAATATGTTGACTCTAACGGCAACTAATAATTATAGATGAGCAAAAGAGCAAAGGCCCACTTGGCTATTATTTCTGCAAATATTCTTTTTGGAATAAACTACTCAGCGGCTAAGTTTGCCATGCCTACCTATGTTTCACCAAATGCTTTTGCACTGCTGCGCATTGGGTCGGCGGCATTTCTTTTCTGGGCAGTTTTTCTTTTTGTTAAGGGCGAAAAGGTGGATCGAAAGGACTTTCCGCGATTGATCTTCGCTTCGCTATTTGGCGTTGTGCTAAATCAAGTGCTATTTCT
Encoded here:
- a CDS encoding lysylphosphatidylglycerol synthase transmembrane domain-containing protein, whose product is MLPPKHPFHSIKPGKILIPVLIGFGFIGFMLYDEFNPEAFRNIKWGWEAGLFLGLALFFMLGRDFGYIVRLRILSDNKLSWLQSLRIVILWEFTSAITPSAIGGTSVAILYVHKEGLSIGQSSAVVMATSLLDELYFIIMFPILLVWVGHFDLFNISMGNASLTNKMLTVAWTGYSVKLAYLIVLSYGMFINPRGLKWLVLKVFMLPFLRKWKQGANKAGTDIVISSLELRQKSAIFWLKSFAATFLSWTSRYWVVNMLLLAFFSVNDHLLIFARQLVMWIMMLVSPTPGGSGFAEYIFTVLLGEFIPVSADIKQSTVVALAFLWRMFSYYPYLFIGVFVLPRWIKKKFINQNS